One window of Siniperca chuatsi isolate FFG_IHB_CAS linkage group LG15, ASM2008510v1, whole genome shotgun sequence genomic DNA carries:
- the slc7a14a gene encoding probable cationic amino acid transporter, with product MSSLVGKLDPRRVQWGSKWNTFASRVLRTKPVESMLDSAMTGTGSHGTRLARVLSTVDLVSLGVGSCVGTGMYVVSGLVAKEMAGPGVIVSFIIAAVASILSGVCYAEFGVRVPKTTGSAYTYSYVTVGECVAFFIGWNLILEYLIGTAAGASALSSMADSLANHSISNFMISHIGTLNGLGKGEQSYPDLLALLIALLVTVIVALGVKNSVGFNNVLNVINLIVWVFMMIAGLFFVNGENWDEGRFLPFGWSGVMQGAATCFYAFIGFDIIATTGEEAKSPNTSIPYAITASLITCLTAYVSVSVILTLMVPYNEIDTDAPLMEMFAMHGCMFAKYIVAVGSIAGLTVSLLGSLFPMPRVIYAMAGDGLLFKFLANVSSYTETPAVACVVSGFLAALLSLLVSLRDLIEMMSIGTLLAYTLVSLCVLLLRYQPEGDIHGFVNFLSEEQNNKRKEGVLAECEKDACSPTSEADEYGGPPTNTCGAKNLPSLGDNEMLIGKPDKNTYTASHPNYGTVDMTTGIEAEESEGGMSRRLKKLIGPRYYTLRIRLGLPGKMDRPTPATGKTVTVCVLLLFIIIFTFCSFIIFGSSSIGEGRWWALMLLIFFIIIIALLIIIILQQPENPKRLPYMAPCVPFVPASAMLVNIYLMLKLSAITWIRFSIWCLVGVLIYFGYGMWNSTLEITARENEVHASTYQRYDQGVDEGFCGFDDDFYPPTTDPWGAPQGGSGLTPHPQAKPESDGTPSKGGGRTSANHGLAEEDPMDF from the exons ATGAGCAGTCTGGTAGGGAAGCTAGACCCTCGGAGGGTACAATGGGGCTCAAAATGGAACACCTTTGCGTCCCGTGTCCTGAGGACCAAACCTGTGGAGTCCATGTTGGATTCGGCCATGACAGGCACTGGCTCACATGGGACCAGGCTGGCCCGGGTGTTATCTACAGTGGACCTGGTATCACTGGGTGTGGGCAGCTGTGTTGGGACAGGGATGTATGTGGTCTCGGGGCTGGTCGCCAAGGAGATGGCCGGTCCAGGGGTCATTGTGTCCTTCATTATCGCTGCTGTGGCCTCCATACTGTCAG GAGTGTGTTATGCAGAGTTTGGTGTGCGGGTGCCTAAGACCACAGGTTCGGCCTACACATACAGCTACGTGACTGTGGGCGAGTGCGTGGCGTTTTTTATCGGCTGGAACTTAATTCTGGAGTATCTGATTGGCACGGCGGCGGGGGCGTCGGCCCTCAGCAGCATGGCGGACTCACTGGCCAATCACAGCATCAGCAACTTTATGATTTCACACATCGGAACGCTCAATGGCTTGG GTAAAGGGGAGCAGTCGTACCCAGACCTGCTGGCACTTCTGATAGCACTGCTGGTGACAGTGATAGTTGCTTTGGGAGTGAAGAACTCTGTGGGCTTCAACAACGTGCTGAACGTCATCAACCTCATAGTGTGGGTGTTCATGATGATCGCCGGGCTGTTCTTCGTCAACGGAGAGAACTGGGACGAGGGGAGATTCTTGCCCTTTGGCTGGTCAGGG GTGATGCAGGGAGCAGCCACCTGCTTCTATGCCTTCATTGGATTTGACATCATTGCTACAACAGGAGAGGAGGCCAAAAGTCCCAATACCTCCATCCCCTATGCCATCACTGCCTCACTCATCACCTGCCTCACTGCCTACGTCTCT GTTTCTGTGATCCTGACTCTGATGGTACCGTACAATGAGATTGACACAGATGCCCCACTCATGGAGATGTTTGCCATGCATGGCTGTATGTTCGCAAAGTATATCGTGGCGGTGGGCTCCATAGCTGGACTCACTGTATCCCTCCTGGGGTCCCTGTTCCCCATGCCCAGGGTCATCTATGCCATGGCGGGGGACGGCCTGCTGTTTAA GTTCCTGGCCAACGTCTCTTCCTACACAGAGACCCCTGCTGTTGCCTGTGTGGTGTCGGGCTTTCTGGCTGCTCTGCTGTCCCTCCTGGTCAGCCTCAGAGACCTCATAGAGATGATGTCCATAGGAACCCTGCTGGCCTATACCCTG GTAAGCCTGTGTGTACTCCTGTTGCGTTACCAACCTGAGGGCGACATCCACGGCTTTGTGAACTTCCTCTCTGAGGAGCAGAACAacaagaggaaggagggagttCTGGCTGAGTGCGAGAAAGATGCCTGCTCACCCACCAGTGAAGCAGACGAATATGGAGGTCCGCCCACTAACACCTGTGGAGCCAAAAACCTGCCATCATTGGGTGACAACGAGATGCTGATAGGCAAACCAGATAAAAACACCTACACTGCCAGCCACCCAAACTATGGCACAGTGGATATGACCACTGGCATTGAAGCAGAAGAGTCAGAGGGTGGGATGTCCCGACGGTTGAAGAAGCTCATTGGACCACGCTACTACACCTTGAGGATCCGATTGGGCCTCCCAGGAAAGATGGACAGGCCAACTCCAGCCACGGGGAaaactgttactgtgtgtgtgctgctcctCTTTATCATCATCTTCACTTTCTGCTCCTTCATAATTTTTG GATCGAGCAGTATTGGAGAGGGTCGCTGGTGGGCTTTGATGCTATTaatcttcttcatcatcatcattgccctgctcatcatcatcatcctccagCAGCCAGAGAACCCTAAGCGGCTGCCCTACATGGCGCCCTGTGTACCCTTTGTACCTGCTTCAGCCATGCTAGTCAACATCTACCTCATGCTTAAACTGTCTGCCATCACCTGGATACGATTTTCAATCTGGTGCCTCGTGG GTGTGCTCATCTACTTTGGCTATGGCATGTGGAATAGTACGCTGGAAATCACAGCCAGAGAGAATGAGGTGCATGCCTCCACCTACCAACGTTATGATCAAGGTGTGGACGAAGGCTTCTGCGGCTTCGACGACGATTTCTACCCGCCTACCACTGACCCCTGGGGTGCGCCGCAGGGGGGATCGGGGCTCACCCCGCATCCTCAGGCAAAACCCGAAAGTGATGGGACACCATCAAAAGGGGGAGGGAGGACCAGTGCCAATCACGGCCTTGCGGAGGAGGATCCGATGGATTTCTGA